AAAACTCCTAGTGGTACTGTGCACAATGCCATATCCCCCTCATAAACCTGCCCCCCCGCAACAACCTGCACTCCATCCCCACCATAACGGATCGTATGCACTGTCTTCTCATAAATGATCGGAACATTCTCAGCAAGAGCCTGAATCAACCGTCCATTCCCTCCAGGCAAGAAGCAGTGGTCACCACCCATATCATATGGATCGTCCTGGTCCCAAAATGCTAGCGAAAGCTTGGAGAGAAGCCCGGCATTTGCATACTCCAGATTCGCCAAGTGCCAATTGAACAATTGCATCTCTTCTTCAGTCACGGCATCTCCGTACACTTGCCGGAAGGTCTCCAGAGCAGCCCCTAGTGACACATCCATAGCAACCTCTCCCATACACTGCCTCAGCCGGCTCGCCTTGTCCAACAGCCGGTTGAAGGCATTCTCCACCTTGATATCTATCTCCTGTTTCACTGGCTCGCCATCGGGCCTATACAAGGGACACTTATCTCTGATCTTATGGAGTGTTGAACCAAGCTGTTTGGCAATGATCCCGAGCGGGTTTCCGAGGGTCCCTGTTAAAACACTCCCACCCAACTCAGCAGCAGCAAACTTGTTAGACCCCTCCAATCTCTTTGTATACACTCTCCCCCCACACCTCTTCCTCCCCTCCAAGACGACGACTTTAAATCCAAATATCATCAGTTGCCTCGCGGCAGCCAACCCCGCCAGCCCAGCTCCGATGATAATCACATTTGGCCTGGTCGGCTCTGCCGGAATCTTCTCTTTGATCGCTGGAGCGATCCCGAAGTTCACGTACCCATGCGAAACAAGGAAATTGTATGCCGAATTCAAGAGGGTCTCGCAGTGGGGCGGGATCGAAAAGGAACAGATCTCCTTGGTGAGCCAATTGGAGACGTTCTCGCGCCATTTGGAGAGGATGTGGTTGCGGATGAGGATGTAGTTAACCTGCTCGATGCCGCCGATGGAGGAAACGACGCCGGCCTCGATCTCCTCCTCGGTGAGGGAGTCGGCGGGGAAGCCGGCGGTGAGGGCGGTCAGGGCCTCGGTGGTGGCCTCCTTGTTGATGACGATGATCTCCTCGGAGATATCGGCGGCGGGGTTGGGGTTTTCAGGCAGGTTCTTGATGGGATTGGGGTCGCCGGGAAGCAGCGGAGGGggaagagaagggggagggggagtgGGGTGAAGGGAGGGAAGCTGGGAGGCCTTGCGGCGGACGCCGGTGCGCTTGCGCTTGCCTTGGAAGGAGATTTGGATGTGGAAGTTAGAATCAGGGTTAGGGTCcggattagggttagggtttggttgagggaagaaagaagggatTTGGGAGAGGGAGGtggggagaggagggagaggatcTGGAGGAGTTTGGTCGCACATTTTTTTCTCTGCTACCGTCTGtcgttcttttcttcttctttcttcttgatCGCTACTGTTATGAGGAGGGCTTTCGTCGGGGAGGATCCCAAGAATCAGCGGTGGTTGGGGCGGAAGAAAGGAGTCGGCCAGTGAAGTGGCTGAGCTCGGGCCGCTTCCCCGGCATTATTCCGTTGCCGTCGCCGGATAGGATTCACGCAGCCGCCGGAATCCGGTTCCCAGAAACAGCAAAGACGGGAAGGTTACTACTTTGCCAGTGCCGTTGGGGTTTTACGATTTTATCTGTTCACAAAATCGAATCTATATTTtaacaaataaaatttatgtTGGGATCCAAAGGAAAAATTCATGGATTTACCTGTCAACTCTACCCAACCTACAAATCCACGTGTCTCGTTTgggaccaaattagatttgagCAATGCAGGTCGACCATCTTGATCCCAAAATGGGATGGGATTAATGTTTAGGAGTGTCATTTTTCAAATTGTCACTGCTTACTCATGGGCTGGTCACATATATCACACATCCAAACACAAGTTTTGATTATAAACCAGCATTAGCATCCCCGCTCATCCTTCACTTGTTACTAGATTATTATCTTACCTTACATATTGGTTGCTTCAGCATCTACTAATTTAACACCTATGTATTAGATTCTATTATTATGAGGATTCATgcggtgtgtgtttagtcttaCATTGATTATTCGCTGAATAGATTTTACGTAATTATGCAAGattaagaaattcaaataatatcttctaacTAATTTTTAGGATAAAGTTTTGGTTCgtagaataaaaaaatactgCAGCACAGACTCATTTGGGTTGGCCACAAGCCGATTGTGATATTTGTAAGATTCTGAGTTGTTACAATTATCTTGATTAATAGAAACCTATATAATTCATTAAGCATTTGTAGGATTTTGAGTTGTTGCAATTATCTTGATTGATAGAAACCTATATAATCCAACAAGCACTGGTGCACCAACTCATGATTCAAGACCACTTGTTGCTACAATATCTAATGACTCCTAGGCGGCCGCCCTTGCAACTACTCTAGAACAATGcaattattttctaaaattaatCTAGGCTGGTAACTGACATTCTttggcaaatcttgcaagtaaatatctctgtctttcttctttcttaaaTAATCAATCTTGGATTATTGATTTTGTTGATACCGACTCTCGTCCAAATTTGCTGAACTCCTACAAAATTGTTTCTTCCGTCCCCAATCAAACACCCCAATGGTCAAACTACTCATGTTTCTCATATTGGTAATGAACTACTGCTACATGATGGCTTACATGCACCTTTGTTTCATTTTTAATCTCCTTCCAATTAGTTAAATCTCCGATTCTCTTAATTGCTTGGTCACATTTTCTTCCTAATTATTGTGATTTTCAGGACCTGCAAATGAAGAAGAGATTTAGATTGATTAGGGAGACTGGTGGTCTTCACCATTTGGAGCTCGACACCATCACTTGGCTGGATATTGTTTACACTATTAAGAGGTTAAGTTTTGCATCAGCCTCGCAAACAACATGTGGAAGCCACTCTTTGTTTATTGCAGTATTTGAAAGGATCACCGAGTCGAGGCATCATGTCATCTGGTGGCCGTTCATTAAAGTTACTTGTTTATTGTAACTCAGATTGGGCTGATCGTCCCTTGACACAATGGTGGTCCACATAATAATTATACATAGCAAAAGAAAACATATAACATATATTTCTAGtgtgaatacatccaaaaaaaattaaaacataacaaGTTATAAAGTGCTCTAGGTAACTCCCCCGCACCAACCTATAAGGCCTGCCACATACAAAGCTACCCAACCTCAGCTCCATTGGCTCTCTATAAACAAGCTTGGCCCGAAAAGCGACGTCTCCACCAACTATATCCCTAATATCTCGGAGCAACTAGAGTATTTGAGGTTCTACATCTACTCTTGTAGCGCTACGGACGATGTTCTTCACTTGGGAGCCCTTACTCCCAAGCTTCCACAAGATCAATTTCGACGGATACGTACTAGACGGTGACAGGAGGGGTAGTGCAGGCTTCTCGAATTCTAGAGTGGTTGTTGCTAGTGGATATAGATAAATAATAGAATTGCATTGATAAATTTGATCACTGTTtttgcaaaataaaaataattttattgaagTTTCTCATCATGAAGGTAATATTTAAGTTAACCTTACCTACCATAGGATTAATTTCAGCAATCacataagcatttattttatagcCTTAGTTTTATACGGCACCATTGAAAGAGCAAGTTACATAAAATAGCGTGCATGCTGATACTGAAGAATTGTTTATACCAAAACTGATGCAATGATCCATCTCCTTGTAGGGAACAGAAAATTGCTTCGGGATTATTTGGGGAATCATTGACATGAGATTGGCTACCACATAACATCATGATGGTTAAAAACTGAGACCGAGCTGAAGTCCAAGTGCTGAATGGATAAGGAATAGGGTCATTATACTGCTACCAAGGAGGCCATGTACAGTCCTCATTCCTGGATTTTCCTGAATATTACAAGAAAGAGTTGAAATCAAAATCCTTTTATATAGATTAACAATATTTCATTTgtaaaagttcatacataaagGTATCACCATATGATCCTGAATTACAAAGGGAGTATTTGTGTATGTCCAACAAAGACCAGACCAAAATAGCAAAAAGAATATATTATTGGTGGCATTGTCTGAAGAATTGATTGCCTAAACTATTAGACATTGTACAATGGAAAATTATTGATCATATAGCATTCAGCATGAAATAAGATTCTAAGAACATTTTGTACCATAAGCAGTCAATGACATAGGGTGACCAACTGGGAGGTGATTTAATCGCCTCACCAttttaaacaaaagatatagtgCAACCAACAGCTAATAATTGAATTGATATGTAACTAATCACGCTTCTCATGGCTTTAACCTTTTCATTGAGAAAGACTAGCGTTTGGATGCTCCGTGCACATGAAAGATCCTGGGAAGAAAATTAAAACATCTAAAGAAGAAAATTGGGAGACCCTCCATTCACATATGCATTTCTTTAACATTATCCTTTCTagtagttttctgtttttggtcTGTCCCtacaatcatttttcttttcttttctacaaAACTGGAACTCTTGAATATCATAAAGAGAACAGATATTGTTCGAGCTATGGCATTTCGACTTTAACATCAAAAGTGGAAATAACACATAAGGCTTTCCATTTAATTGTCAAAATTTCTACCTCAAACAGGACTGGTAAAATTGATTGAACTGTCAACAGGGAAAGACCGATGAAACCGCTGACAGCATGAGGACTGCAAGTGTAAAAATCATCAGATTAGTACAACTGAGATTATGAGCAGAGTAATAGCTTCAGGTTTTAAGGGTAATGCACTCAGAATATAAGAGCATAGTTTTCAATACAAGTACTACCCCTGCTTTCCATAAATaatgaaaggaaaaaggaagacaGGAAGAAACGCATGCATTTTTCTCGGAGAGATGATTAATAATACTTAAAATGGTCATATGGATAAACATTTCTAGGTACCTCTCAAAAATGGGTTTGTTAGAAGTGAGCAAAGCAGTTATTCCACCAGTGGCACCAAGagcaaagaagaagaacatgccACCAAGGAGCTTAGGATGCAGATCTTTGGCCTTGGCCTTCTCATCCTTCAACAATAAAATTAAGCATGACAAATAACTCTGTATTatctaaagaaagaaaaactttagAAGATGATGTACTGAAATATAAAATTTGCAATGTTGCTCAGAAGAaattatcattttattttaGAATTTGTGTGCAGTCAGTTGACCATTTATTCTTTCATTATGAGTCTTACATGATAAGATCACTCTGAGAATCAATGTGTAGACTGGAACAACCAGCCTGACATGATAGTCCTAATTTTTGAGTCAATTTCAAGCTTGAGATGTTTAAATGATTCTGTGGTGTACGACCAACTATTTCAGTTTGTTAGTTTACTAAGAAGACCACCTATGACCTATCTACGGACACCTGAGATATACCTATTTATTCTATCGGACAAGAAATCATCTAACATGCAATTCTGGCTGAAGGTCAAGTAACCCTGGATGATTTGGTTAACAGAAGAATGATAAGAAAACTATTGGAACATAAACGGAATAGAATAAATGATTATTCTTAAAAGCATTAAGTCAttaccaaggttcgccgtcttgcTACCGgatcccgtaccggtgccatactagcacaacatcggtacggtacggtatgaaatatttttaatgtaccgagtgtcggtacactGCATGTACCGGATATCGGTACCGAATCAGTACAGTATGGTACATCCTGTACCGCCCGGTTTGGGCCGGTATGACGTACCTTGGTCATTACAAATAATTATCCACAAAAGCTAAATTAATAATgcattttgtattaattcatttgctaaaaaaattgttgttttacagaaATTTTTATCAACATGATAACCTAATTCATAGACAAATGACTCACTGCATCCTTTGACAATCTTATTCGGAATCCCAAATATGTTCCATAGCCACCCATTGCAAAGAGTACCACAGCctgaaaaacaagagaaaaacaagttatttgacaaaattgatcaattaaAATATACCGATAGTCAAGGTTACCAACACTCCAGAAATCTCTCCTTTTTAAAGAGGTCCCTCCAAGTTAATATTCATAGAATTTGATGCATTTCTACAAATACATAGCAGAATGAAAGGTGGTTTGAGTACTTTGCTTtatcttttgaaattcttgattCTCTATTATCATGAAAACAatgtaaattagttaaggattaGATGTCCGTGAAATttatatttatgaaaaatttataAGTTGGTCCAAACTCCAAGTAATCATTCATGCAAAATAAAATTGTTGGAATCCTTCTGTTACACTTCAAACATTCATAATGTATCATGCATGGATGGTTTACCGGTTACGTTAGCTAATAttagtatttgttttaaaatatttattttattttattttacaaaaatatgCAAAATTAACGTTTTAGAAAGCAATCTTGGCcatgttttaattttaaataatgtGCCAATCATTTGTTTAAGCATATCTTAGAAACATTTGAGCATAAATGatcaaaaataattcttttgttaATTCAATTACATTAAATAACTCAAGGATAAAGAGTACTTATAAAAACCGAATTTAGCAAACTGGTTCAATTATAATCTTTTAACATGGCATTTATCTTATTGTATCTTTGGCATATTAATAAACAAAACATATATGATACTAAATCAT
Above is a genomic segment from Phoenix dactylifera cultivar Barhee BC4 chromosome 2, palm_55x_up_171113_PBpolish2nd_filt_p, whole genome shotgun sequence containing:
- the LOC103699033 gene encoding lysine-specific histone demethylase 1 homolog 3, encoding MCDQTPPDPLPPLPTSLSQIPSFFPQPNPNPNPDPNPDSNFHIQISFQGKRKRTGVRRKASQLPSLHPTPPPPSLPPPLLPGDPNPIKNLPENPNPAADISEEIIVINKEATTEALTALTAGFPADSLTEEEIEAGVVSSIGGIEQVNYILIRNHILSKWRENVSNWLTKEICSFSIPPHCETLLNSAYNFLVSHGYVNFGIAPAIKEKIPAEPTRPNVIIIGAGLAGLAAARQLMIFGFKVVVLEGRKRCGGRVYTKRLEGSNKFAAAELGGSVLTGTLGNPLGIIAKQLGSTLHKIRDKCPLYRPDGEPVKQEIDIKVENAFNRLLDKASRLRQCMGEVAMDVSLGAALETFRQVYGDAVTEEEMQLFNWHLANLEYANAGLLSKLSLAFWDQDDPYDMGGDHCFLPGGNGRLIQALAENVPIIYEKTVHTIRYGGDGVQVVAGGQVYEGDMALCTVPLGVLKNGSIKFVPELPQRKLDGIKRLGFGLLNKVAMLFPYVFWSTDLDTFGHLSDVSSRRGEFFLFYSYATVAGGPLLIALVAGEAAHNFESMPPTDAVTVVLQILRGIYEPQGIEVPDPLQSVCTRWGTDSFSLGSYSHVSVGASGDDYDILAESVGDGRLFFAGEATTRRYPATMHGAFISGLREAANMAHHANARALQIKAERSPSKNTQACAALLADLFREPDIEFGSFSVIFGRKSSDPKSTAILRVALGGPRKKSSNEGTKADQQHSNKLLFQQLQSHYNQQQQLHVYTLLSRQQAMELREVRGGDEMRLHYLCEKLGIKLVGRRGLGPAADSVIASIKAERGNHRTNSASLD